The DNA segment TTGTGGTGCCGAGTGAATTTCTAGCACTATCCAGGCCTCACGCCCAGCATCGCTGGTGCTTGGGGAACAGGTAGAACCAGAGGCACCAGAGGGCCTGTCAAACTGCTGCAAGGGTTGGGCAAATCCAAATGTGTCATTAAGTTTGTGAGTGTATTGTGTGGGTTTGCAACCTTTAACCTAAATCAAGTATGAAGAATAACATTATTACTTTATCCTCATGTATCtctttactttatttatatcaTGGCTTTTGGCAATCTGTATTTTTAGatcagttcattttttttctcttaactctgtttattttcttacattttattgAGCTTATTAAGTAACAATGGAGGTATTCGCCTTTGGCTCTGGGTGTCTTATGCAGGGGGCCTACCGCTTATTGATGAGGCAGTCCAATCACAGGCAGTCTCAGTGTGGACAGAGAGGTGGAGCCAAGCACTGAAACAGGGTGTGGTTGTGAAACTACAAAGTAGAACCATGGGGCTTAAATTGAGCTGAATGAGCCCAGTCCCATAGTTGTCATAGCTCTCCTGTCACTTAtactcatctctctctctctttctcagtcTTTCCTTAAAGACTTTTAGCTACTGTTGGGCTttttgtgtgtggttgtgtaaATATCATACATCAGAGGACAGCTGGAGGCTTGAACCCACGGAAAATCCCTTCATGCTTCTGGTTTTTCTGCCTGATCGCTCTCACGGGTGTCGCAGATCTGTTGGATTCACTGGATTGTGTGCTGCCGGCTGTGGCTGAGGAGCCGCTTTCCTCGCAGACAGGAGTGCTCAGAGGGTGAGTCACTGGTTACACCTTTTAGCTTTTCACCTTTAGCCTTGTGGCTTCTTGTCAAAACTGAAGAATAAGCTTGATCTGGTTCAAAACAACATAAATGATTTTGTCTCGTTCTACAATTTTACTACCTGAGCTTCATGATCTGCTCATATTTCATTCACTCATGTGGCCACATGGGCCAATTCTTTGCCTCACCTGTTTGACTTGCTCTGTTAGTCCCAATGAGCGTGTCATTGTTTTAAGCCCGTCATCCAAAATCACTTTTCACAATTCTGCCGAAAATATCTACGAAGGGCTTCTTTTGAAAAGTCTGAGCTGTGAAAGACATTCTTAAAttcgctcttttttttctttctttttttcttgtatatTTGTTTGAAAGATTGGAGCCGAGGGCACTCAGGGGTGTTTGTTGAAGCTATACAGCTGTCTCCTGTTTGTTCAGTCAGTGGGAGAGCAGGTGGAGCAGTCATATTGTTGCTCACCTGCCCAACCAACCTCTCTTTCAGCTCCGTTTCATCTCCTGTTCTCTGACTCTTTGTCTTTTTGTACTGTTCTTTTTCCCCCCAGGTGTTTTGAAAGGGTAAAGAAGCAGTCACCATGCTGCGAGAGGCTTTAACAAGCATTGTTAAATTCCACAGTTATCTACAATCAAGAACTGGTAagtctcttcttttctctcttcacACCTACAATCTGTTCAAATcagaacattttatttcatcatcatcatcaggtgtGAAACGGCACAAAAGTATGTATGACCTGAAGTGCCGGTGGACCCACCCAGATATTCCAGTATGGAACCATGACTCAAGGACTAAAACATGCCTGTGTTTCCTGTATGCGTTTTCCAGATGCCAGAGTCAGAGATTACCCTCTGATGCAGAGCCCCGTGCACATGACGACCATCCTCCTGGGTTATGTTGCCTTCTCCCTGTACGTGGGGCCTCGCGTGATGGCAAATCGCAAACCTTTCCACCTCAACACTGCCATGATAATCTACAATGTTTCCATGGTTCTGTTGAATGCCTACATAGTGTATGAGGTAAGACGAAAAAGTATTTGTTTGCTCTCTTTTGATACAGGTGTGACGTCAGTGCTAACAGCTGCTGGCGTGTTTTTTACACTTAGTTTATGATGTCTGGATGGGCCACCACCTTCACATGGAGATGCGACCTCATTGACCTTTCCACCAGCCCACAGACTCTTAGGGTAAGTCAGTACATTTTTACAGAGGAGCTTTCATTGTctcaagctaacttttttttgtttggtttgttatttttattttattttgtttgtgattGAGTGTCAGATATCTGACATCACAGCCCTCTTCCTTTCCACAGATGATTCAAGTTGCCtggctgttttatttttccaaattcATTGAGCTTCTTGACACAGTAGGTGCATTTTTCATCTTCCTCTTATTATTTTGGCCTTTTGATCAGTTAACTGTGACTGATCCcatgtgtgcttttgcaggTATTCTTTGTGCTGAGAAAGAAACAAGGTCAGATCACATTTCTCCACGTCTTCCATCACTCCTTTATGCCCTGGACGTGGTGGTGGGGCGTCACCCTGACACCTGGTGAGCTTACAAACGCATGTAAACACATTGACAGTGCAAGACCAGCACAACTTTTCTGTGACATGTTGCAGATGTACATtaatgtaatctttttttttacccactTCTTAAGCTGGAGGAATGGGCTCCTTCCATGCCATGGTGAATTCAACAGTCCATGTTATCATGTACACCTACTACGCACTCTCTGCTGCAGGGCCTCGCTTCCAGAAATACTTGTGGTGGAAGAAGCACATGACCGCAATCCAGCTTGTACgttggattttttgttttttttccacagcaaCATATTCAAATGAATGACGTATCTGGTTTTTGGCTACAGCTCAGCTCTTTTACAAAAACTAATGTTTAGGggggctttgtttttgtttcccccTCTTGTTTTACAGACGCAGTTCATTCTGGTCTCCATTCACATCAGCCAATACTACTTCATGGAAAAGTGTGACTATCAAGTGCCCTTGTGGATCCACCTGATCTGGATGTATGGGGTCTTATTCTTCCTCCTGTTCTCTCACTTTTGGGTGCAGGCCTACATAAAGGGCAAAAGACTTCCCCTCACACCCGAAAAGTCGAAACAGAACGGCTCAACCAGCGAACCGTTCACTGTGGTGGCAAACGGCAAGCACCTTCAGAACGGGAACGGTCACCACTACACCAACGGCAAAATCTTCATGGGCAAAGTCAAGGAAGTCTAACGTGGTGACCCCCGCCTGGAAACGAGAAGGACACATAGACTGTTAGTTGATATTAACACCATTAAATTCATCATTCATATCTACTGGCGTATTGGACTGACATCGACTTCAATATGCTTCATCTAAGTTTCTTTGTAAGTCTGGTCTTTTGTGAAAGTACATGCACTGTTCTTGGGATATGAATGGTGATCTCTACCTGCCCACGTTGTGTTTGTAAGCTGTAACTGTGATGAATACCGTATGAAGATTGGTGCTCATTTTTGTCACTGATAGTATTCTTCGACTCGGGCTCGATCCGCACTGTTTTTGCTAACATGGCCTTTGTTGCTTGGGCGTACGGCACAGTTTTCACACAAGACTAGTACATGTAAATAACTGCAATTATGTtagccccccccaaaaaaaaggatttcactgtaaatgtcaaatatttaaatttttttttttatttatcttttgaaataaaactaaatttaaaGGTCTTTGTAATTTGAAAAGCAGTTATGGTGTGCACTGTGACAGAAACATGTTACGCCTAAACTAAATTTCAATTTTAAGAGTTATGGGAAAGCAATGTTATACTGTATATTacagtattgtttttttttttttgaataagtGCACATACACTGCTGTGCATGTTCATCTGTATTAATCCAGTCTGAGTTTTACAACTCTGTATGGTCTGTTCTCTTTGCACACTGTGCTTTAAGTTAATAGGCTTTCTATGCTGTTATTTCTGAATTGTAACTAAAGAAGTATGAATATACTGAAACCCATCAATGTTTGCTgctactgattacttttttttaaacttgtatgTGTCCTCTGAGGAACAGAGGTTAGGCCTTTTATGCGGTTTTAACTCTTGGTCAATTAAAGATAACATTATGGGACTTTTCTAAAAGAAAATTTAGCTACAGTTGCACATCAATTAGTCTTAACCCAAAGAAAATGTACATGAATGCAAAAACAGCTTGTTCATTTTTGCAATATGacaaatattttaaagaaaatattctGCATATGAGCCCAATCAGCACTGGTCAGTGTTCCTTTTAACTTAATGGCAAGCACTCAGTTCTCTATTCAGACTGAGCCACCTTGTGGCAATATTCaggaatttgcatttactgtaaaaggaaaaaaataaaatacatcaatgaaaatgaaatgcatCCTCAGGCTTTAGATACTTTAGACACATTTACCAAGGTAGTCTTTAAATTTTATCAACCAACACTACAGAATAACTGAGCACACATTACAGGAAGGTAGAATAAATCaagacaaaatgaaataatCACAGGAGGGAAGTGATCTGTTATAATAGATCAACTTTGTTTATCGTTACATCACAAGCCAGCTCTAGTCTGACAATGAACAGATTTAGGTGTAGATCTTAAGGATGTattttataaacaaaaacaccacacaAACACCCACCAGTAAACTTTAAACTGGTCCTGGCAACATCAAGCAACACAGAGGGAAGCAGATGTGGTAAAGTGTTTATTTATAACCCAGGTATACAGAACATTCTGATTAAAACCCAACTAggttataaatacattttaaaaactgactgaaaaatCACCAGTACTGTAAACACAACAGTAGAcctgcataaataaaaataggCCATCAACACTTTAAACCACCAACTGGAGCAGCGCAGGCAAACACCAGGTGGTTCCCTTTATTGtggataaattaaaaaaaaaaaaaaaaaatgcagataacTCAAACATAACTCATAGATTTAAAACCTCATTGAAACAAATTATCTGATTGACTGATGAATGACACTGCTGGTTGATTTCACCATCCTCTCTTTAGCCTTCTTCTTAATGGGATCCATTTCAAAGCTCTTCCACAAGCGAATGGTCTCATCTGCAGCAACAGTAGCAACAGTAGAGCAGTCCGGACTGAGAGTCAAACTCAGAACTCTGTCGTCGTGgccttaaaggaaaaaaaaaaaaaattttttacatAAATTATACCAGTAGAAAGGAGGAACAACAGGTTCTTAGTTCACTGGATGTGCCTTTAAAGATATGGACAGGACTTGTTTACCATTGAGCTCTGCGACTTTACTGAGAGAGGGATATTTCCAGACAACAACATTGTTGTGGGCATATCCATGAGCAGAGACCAGCTCCTTGTAGTTGGGTGCAAACACCAGGGATGAGATCTGAAAAGTTGGATTGGATGAGACATTTAGTCAAACACTAAACACATTGACCATTAAAACTGAAGGGTGTGGAACAGGGATGTCAAACACAAGGTGCAGGGGCCAGAGTTGGCCAAGTAAAGTCTCCATTTTTGCCCACTGGACAAAGCTAGGGAGAGCGTAGATTTTGAACTTGAACCAGCTTTTCCTATTGATAAAGACCTTCCACACTACAGTAGCTCATTCCTAATATTAAGGCAGAATTGTTCATTTTAACCCCTTACAACTAGTGAAATATGCTGTGCATTAACAAAATGGGAAATTCTGGGAGAGATCTTGATGTAATTTTACAAtatagaaaaactgagatgtcCTGTTGAAATTGCATTCTATATTAAGACATCTCAGGGATTAAAGGTTTAAACATCTTTACACagagtttcactggtccagcCCATTTGAGAACAAAGtgagctgtatgtggcccacaaatgtaaaattagtttgacatccctggtcTGGAAGGAAGCAGTTACCTGGGACTGAGTGTCAAGTGAACTGATACAGGAGCCACTGTTTACATTCCAGATACGGATGTGGCGGTCGCTAGTACCACCTCCAGATGCAAGGATATTTGGCTGCCATGGACACCAGGCCAGAGCCTAGAACAacgggacacacacacacacacacaccttcatttAATTCTCATAACAAGCAGGAAGGGAGAGGAAAAGGGAGAAAATTAGCATAATGAACTTCTGTTTGCTGCCCACCTTGACTGCTCCCTGATGTTCGCTCCAGCAGCGGATCAGCTGGCTGTCATTGCCGGCGCTGCCCTCCTGTGCACGGGGCCATATGCACACCAAGTTGTCATTGCCTCCACTAGCCAAGTATCGCCCATCAGGGGACCACTTAAGGCCGCACACCTCCTGCGTGTGAGAAGTGAGGGTGCTGATGTGATGGTCTGCCACCCTCACATCATGGTGGTGGATGTGTCCTGATCTGGAGCCACTGTGGGGGGTGGTGAAAGAAGAGAATGCGCACTTGAGTGCAAAAATGGAAACCACCAGGGGGATATTACAGACTTTGGTAGGAGAAACTTTTACCTGGAAAGAATATGGTCATTCCAGCTCAGACTTCCAACCCTTGCTGTGTGGCTGGCCATGCTGCGCAAGCGCTTCTGATTTTCAACATCCCACAACTAAAGGAAAtcaatacagtttaaaaaaataaaacttattcTGTTAATGTCCCATATTCTTTTTAACTCAAGTGGCACGATGATCTCCACACTGACCTGAACCTTGCAGTCACTGGTGCCGACAGCTAGGTAGCTTCCCTCTTTAGTCCAGGCCAGGGAGCAGATGTAGTCCTCTTCACGCTCCATCTTCATGAGAAGAATGATGTCTCCTTGAGTTGCATCCCACAGGTAAACACTGTTATGAAGAGCCACAGCGAGAAAATTTCTACTGCTCCAATCGAGTAGATTCAAatctggagggaaaaaaaaaaaaaaaaaaaagcctacattaatattaaatgttaaagttttctTGATTTAATAAACTAGGATGTTTATGCAACATCAAATTCCATTTGCATCAGGAATTAGATCAACATTCCCAAGTTGTGttccagtaaaaagaaaaacacaaatatttgttGCACTTAAATGCTGCTGCAGCACATTCATGACAGAGCCTTGTCGTGACCTGATAGTGTTTATATAGCCAGTCATAGATACACAACAGtggcaacaaaaaaaatgacatgCACTGCTGGCATCTTTGATCATAAGGTTGGAGGGCTGCTCCAACTTTCCTAGTGGGaagtcacattaaaaaaattccAGCTGGGAAGTCACAAATTAGGACTTCAAACTGAACTTACAACATTTCCTCATTTAGAATTTATTCATCAGTGTCCATTCTCTGCATTTCTGTAAATATGTGGTATCATTTAAAGATTTGTTGTAATTAAAGTCAATTGTATAgagatttaaaatccacttaAGTGTCCAACTTACAGAAATCATTTCTAAGATCAGGAGCATCCAAGATCCTGTCAGGAGTTGAAGATATGTATCTGGACTTTTTAATAGAGGCAGGGGTTGCTGTCTGAGTGTAGAGGACCTTTAGGTTGTTTTGGTAGCCTGTAAACAAGAAAGCgacaatgaattttaaaaataaaaaataaaaaaaaaaaaaaaaaataatatgccTTCAACATAGCAGATATTTATGAAAGTTACATATTTCTACCTTCTGGTGCATTAAGTGGCTTCCCTCCCAGATGGAGGATCTTTGCATCTTCAACGTTGTATCCATTCAGTGACACAGACCACGCTTTCTGGGTTTCCTTCAAATAGAGAGCCACACTGATTGGCATCCTCCTCATACAAATAGAAGCTTAAGTGTTTGTTATACAACTTACTGATGTAACTGATGGGTTTGTGTCCGCTGGCTCATTCTCCTTTGTCAGAAGGAAAGTTGCCACATCCATTTGCTTGCTGTTTCTAATGGGAATGAAGCGATCACCCCCCATCTTGGATGGcgtttgtttcttgtttttgccTAATAtccatttacaaaaacaaaagaaaaaagaaaagaaaaaaacccacacaccaGTGGTTAACATTTGCAAAGTTAACTGCAAAGCTTTCCCCGACACACGAGTATGAATGCAGACGAATACACTACCTGGCGTTTTGCTTGGTGTTTTTGATGAGCTCAGGGATACATTAGCAGACTTTCCCGGCGACAAGCCGCTCAGGGCGGATGTGTTTGATGAGCTCGCCTTTCTCTGCCACCTCGCCATGGGAGCGTTTGTGATCGGCATGTCCAGCTTCAAGATGCTGTGAACGTCGTTCTCAAACCCAAACTGCGCCATTTTATCGACGTTTTCATAGACCTGGACATTACGACAGATAAACAGTAAGTTCGTATCTGATGTGAAACGATATAATGGCTTACTGACAGCTACGATGCTCAATCTAATGATAGGATAGCATCTGttgatttaaaaagtaaatcacGTCCGCTTGAAACATTTCGCTGTGCTTCTGTTCCTGTTTTGAACGTTAGCTTAACGTGACCAAGGTAAACGATTGTGTAGCATGAATCCAATGAAAAACGCGTTAGCACTATCGCTTAACCGATTTAAACTGACTTAATgtataaacaaaataaacttaaaactaGTACTTGAAATTAAAAGTATATTTCTGTAGGTTCAAAATCAACACAATGACCTCACCTCGTCGAGAAAACGTGAAATGCAGGGAAGCACAAATTCTCGTCTCTCTCTTGATTTTGAATTTCGTGCGTATGACGCCACGACGTTTAAATGCCACAGAGCGCTCATGCGATTGGTTAGTTCAAGCAGCTGCCGTTAGCTCGGCGCATTGCTATGGTAACGTTTACGAATGCGTTAACGCGATTGGTCAATGATACTTTCCTTTAGTAACATCTGAAAAGAAACCTTTCCATTTAAAGGTGTCGCCCTCTATCTGTAGTTTAAGTTTGCGCAGTGTGAATTAAAAGAGCGACAAAAAACTAAAGACGTGTAAGATGCTTTACTTTAAAACACGAAACCGCTATCAAGTATATTTTtctagtaaaataaataaatgaatgtagCAATTTCTACATCACACTGGATCCTTTATTACGAAAATATTAAGAAAAGTTTTTTACTGATGTCCAAGCCCATCAGTTTGATCCAGAAActgtttttagggtttttttttaaagaatctaATATTGGTAAATATAAAGGTCAGGGAGAGTTGTAATATAAATATTGGCTGAGTGATGAAGCAAAAATCTTCTCATAGTCCGATAAAATGTGGTATCTTTGCTCTTTAATGTTTACACTTTGTTTTCAGTCACCTTGACACACCTGTTCACAGGTCTGGACCACAGCTTAAAGGAAGCACCCCATACAAACATCTTTATTATTGAAcagataaaatattttttatttattacgcACTCTCATTTAGATTTCAAGTCATTTTCTTGTTTGCATTGTTGATGTCCAACTCTGcagttttagatctcacctttgGGTCatcacacctgaatcaaatgattagttcattaacaggcctctggagaactacaagacatgttaaggaggtaatttagccatttaaatcagctgtgttggatcaagaacACATCTAAAACATGCAGGACACTGGCTtttgaggactggagttggacccCCTGAGTTACATGATCAGGATTTACTTTAAATAAAGTGATAACTCTTACCATCAAAGGTTAATGTGAATTCCAGATTATTCTTTGATTCTGCTCTCCTCTTACACCTGACATgccaaagtcaaagtcaaatttatttatatagcacatttaaaacaacaaccatTAACCAAGGTGCTGTACAATTAAgataattaaaagaaataaaaacataggAAGACATGATAAGAGTTAAGAAAAAGAATCATAAAATTAGACGATTTGACtgagaaataagataaataaaaataatacaaactcattctgatttaaaagccaAAGAATAAAAGTGGGTTTTCAGACCCACTTTTATTCCACTTTTATTCctgccaacaaaaaaaaaaaaaaaaactaaataaggcagcaggaaataaaaaagtaatttacTTAAACAATCTCATGGCCAAGGAATCCCAACAGTGTTTGGTATAAAGAGAACTACACTGGAAGCTTTTCAAGTAAACACACTGCAGtcacatttttggttcaaaACATCCAGCATTTGACACTTTGATCAGTCTCTCAGTAGCAAAACAATATAACGTTTAAATAGTCTATGTGCATAAAAAGGAGTACTGTGCAATTtttaagcaaaaaacaaaagcttatGTTTCACTGCAGGCAGGAAAGGTACCTAAAGTTTGAATTACAGATCACTGTTAGTATAGCAGCAAAGGCCTGCTGACATTCATGGAGCTACGCTatcacttttcatacaaaaatatGTTGGAAATATCATCAGATTTCTTTAGTATTATTGCAGTTGTGAGATATCGTAACAGAAGACTTCTATACAATTTCCCGGtccttttcagtcatttcattCATGTCTCGGTGGTAATGTACAATTGAGCCAATGACACCTGTGGgtaaaggaaaaaacacagatCATGGTATGTGACATGTTACTGAGTTCACGAGTATGTGGTTTTAATCTCTAATGATACTTTTTATGCAGAAATTTGCTGACTAGGTAGTTACAGTCATTTTAGACAGGCCACATGACTGGGCCATAAACACCTTTGAAAAGCAAAGGGAGTCTGTTTGACTTCACTTAATATTTAACTTTCTGAATCTTTCACTAGGACTCCGAGCTGAGAAATGCATGAAAATAAAGTGAACACATGATGGTTGTAGGTTTCTTACCTCCAGGGTGCCTGAAACCTGGACAGCaagtgtgaaaaagaaaaaacacaggaaCATAGTTTAATTTTCTCTTGGGTATAAGACTCATTAAAATCATGTGACAGTTTAAAGTTAGGGCAGAGATAAAGGTCAGCACATTCTGCTAAATGACAATGTGCAACACTGTACTGCAGTCACCTCTTAAACATGGATCTTGTT comes from the Oreochromis aureus strain Israel breed Guangdong linkage group 18, ZZ_aureus, whole genome shotgun sequence genome and includes:
- the elovl1a gene encoding elongation of very long chain fatty acids protein 1a encodes the protein MLREALTSIVKFHSYLQSRTDARVRDYPLMQSPVHMTTILLGYVAFSLYVGPRVMANRKPFHLNTAMIIYNVSMVLLNAYIVYEFMMSGWATTFTWRCDLIDLSTSPQTLRMIQVAWLFYFSKFIELLDTVFFVLRKKQGQITFLHVFHHSFMPWTWWWGVTLTPAGGMGSFHAMVNSTVHVIMYTYYALSAAGPRFQKYLWWKKHMTAIQLTQFILVSIHISQYYFMEKCDYQVPLWIHLIWMYGVLFFLLFSHFWVQAYIKGKRLPLTPEKSKQNGSTSEPFTVVANGKHLQNGNGHHYTNGKIFMGKVKEV
- the cdc20 gene encoding cell division cycle protein 20 homolog isoform X1 yields the protein MSALWHLNVVASYARNSKSRERREFVLPCISRFLDEVYENVDKMAQFGFENDVHSILKLDMPITNAPMARWQRKASSSNTSALSGLSPGKSANVSLSSSKTPSKTPGKNKKQTPSKMGGDRFIPIRNSKQMDVATFLLTKENEPADTNPSVTSETQKAWSVSLNGYNVEDAKILHLGGKPLNAPEGYQNNLKVLYTQTATPASIKKSRYISSTPDRILDAPDLRNDFYLNLLDWSSRNFLAVALHNSVYLWDATQGDIILLMKMEREEDYICSLAWTKEGSYLAVGTSDCKVQLWDVENQKRLRSMASHTARVGSLSWNDHILSSGSRSGHIHHHDVRVADHHISTLTSHTQEVCGLKWSPDGRYLASGGNDNLVCIWPRAQEGSAGNDSQLIRCWSEHQGAVKALAWCPWQPNILASGGGTSDRHIRIWNVNSGSCISSLDTQSQISSLVFAPNYKELVSAHGYAHNNVVVWKYPSLSKVAELNGHDDRVLSLTLSPDCSTVATVAADETIRLWKSFEMDPIKKKAKERMVKSTSSVIHQSIR
- the cdc20 gene encoding cell division cycle protein 20 homolog isoform X2, whose amino-acid sequence is MSALWHLNVVASYARNSKSRERREFVLPCISRFLDEVYENVDKMAQFGFENDVHSILKLDMPITNAPMARWQRKASSSNTSALSGLSPGKSANVSLSSSKTPSKTPGKNKKQTPSKMGGDRFIPIRNSKQMDVATFLLTKENEPADTNPSVTSETQKAWSVSLNGYNVEDAKILHLGGKPLNAPEGYQNNLKVLYTQTATPASIKKSRYISSTPDRILDAPDLRNDFYLNLLDWSSRNFLAVALHNSVYLWDATQGDIILLMKMEREEDYICSLAWTKEGSYLAVGTSDCKVQLWDVENQKRLRSMASHTARVGSLSWNDHILSSGSRSGHIHHHDVRVADHHISTLTSHTQEVCGLKWSPDGRYLASGGNDNLVCIWPRAQEGSAGNDSQLIRCWSEHQGAVKALAWCPWQPNILASGGGTSDRHIRIWNVNSGSCISSLDTQSQISSLVFAPNYKELVSAHGYAHNNVVVWKYPSLSKVAELNGKQVLSISLKAHPVN